In the genome of Streptomyces sp. NBC_00259, the window AAGAACGTGCTGGTCGCGGCGGCCCCGGCGGCCGCGGGGGAGCTGGACTCCCGGCACACGGTCGTCCAACTCGCTGTTGTCTTCGCCCTGTTCACGGCCGCCGCCTCCGCCGTCTACCTGATCAACGATGCGCGCGACGCCGAGGCCGACCGCGCCCACCCGGTCAAGCGCACCCGACCGGTGGCCTCGGGCGACGTGCCCGCGGCCGTCGCCTGCGCCGCCGGGGTGCTGCTCGCCGCCGCCGCGACCGCCGCCGCGGCCGTCCTGTGCAACACGATGACCGCGGCGCTGCTCACCGCGTACGTGCTCATGCAGATCGCCTACTGCGTCCGGCTCAAGCACGTCCTCGTCGTCGACCTGGCCATCGTCACCACCGGATTCCTGATGCGGGCGATGATCGGCGGAGTGGCGCTGTCCATTCCGCTCTCCCGCTGGTTCCTGATCACCGCCGGCTTCGGAGCGCTCTTCATGGTGGCCGCCAAGCGCTACTCGGAAGCCGTCGAGATGGCCGGCTCGGACGGTGCGACCCGGGCGCTGCTCACCTCGTACACCACCGGCTACCTCCGCTTCGTGTGGCAGCTGGCGGCAGGCGTCGCGGTCCTCGGCTACTGCCTGTGGGCGCTGGAGAGCGGCGGAACCGCGAACGGTTCGCTCCTGCCGTGGCGTCAGCTCTCGATGATCGCGTTCATCCTGGCGGTGCTGCGGTACGCGGTCTTCGCCGACCGGGGCACCGCCGGCGCTCCCGAGGACGTCGTGCTGCGCGACCGGCCGCTCGCCGTCATCGGGCTGGCGTGGCTGGCGATGTACGCGATGGCGGTCGCGGACCTGTGACCGGGCCGGTCGCCGAAGCCGAGGCCGAAGCCGAGCCCGGGACGGCCGAATCCGGGACGGCGGCATCCGGGACGCATCGCTCCGTGGCCGGACCCGCGTGCCGGGGAAGGCGTACGTCATGGACTGGCTGAAGAAGCTCCCCGTCGTCGGCCCGCTCGTGGAGCGGCTGATGCGAACGCACGCATGGCGCTCGTACGAAACGCTCGAAGAAGCACGCTGGACCAGGCTCGCGGCCGCGATCACCTTCATCAGCTTCCTCGCGCTCTTCCCGCTGATCACCGTCGCCGCCGCGATCGGCGCCGCGCTGCTCAGCAAGGAACGGGTGACGGCCCTGCAGGACAAGCTGGCCGAGCAGGTGCCGGGGATCTCCGGCCAGCTCGACATCGGCGCGCTCGTGGACAACGCGGCCACCGTCGGCCTGATCGCCGGCGCGCTGCTGCTGCTCACCGGTATCGGCTGGATCGGCTCGATGCGGGAGTGCCTGCGGGTGGTCTGGGGCCTCGACGACAAGGACGAGGGGAACCCGATCGTACGCAAGGGCAAGGACGCGGCCGTGCTCTTCGGCATGGGCGCGGTCGGCCTGGCCTCGTTCGCCGCGTCCGCCCTCGGCTCCAGCGCCGTCGGCTGGAGCGCGGACCGTCTCGGCATCGAACGCGACGGCGCCGGCGGCGTCCTGCTGCAGATCGTCGCCGTCGCCGTCGCGGTCCTCGCCGACTTCCTGGTGCTGCTGTACGTCCTGACCCTGCTGCCCGGCGTCCACCCGCCCCGCCGCCGGCTGATCGTCGCGGCGCTGCTCGGGGCGGTCGGCTTCGAGCTGCTGAAGCTGCTGCTCAGCGGCTACATCTCGGGCGTCGCGACGAACTCGATGTACGGCGCCTTCGGTGTCCCCGTCGCGCTGCTGCTGTGGATCAACTTCACCGCGAAACTGCTTCTGTACTGCGCCGCGTGGACCGCGACGGACAGCAGCCCCGGCACCGCCGGTGCCGGGGAGACCGCTAGCGACGCGGCAGACGACGGACCAGATCCGGCAGCGGCCAGCGCCGGTTGACCAGGAACGCGGCACCCGCCAGCAGCACCAGCACCCCGGCGGTCACGGAGAGCGCGACACCGGCGCCGCCGGACCCGCCCTGCGCCGTCGCGGAGGCCTTGTCCGGACCGGGCCGGTTCTTCTTGCCCTCGTCGCCGCTCGCGGCGCGCTGGTCGGGACCGCTCGACGTGTCCGTACGCGCGGACTCCGGCGCCACCAGTTCGCCGACCGGCTTCACCTTCCCGGCCGCCGCGAAACCCCAGTCGAGGAGGCGGGCGGTCTCGTTGTAGACCGCGTGGTTCTCCTTCGACGACGGGTTCATGACCGTGACGAGCAGCACCTTGCCGTTGCGCTCGGCGACGCCGGTGAAGGTCGAGCCTGCCAGCGTGGTGTTGCCGTTCTTCACGCCCGCGATGCCCTGGTACGGGGTGACGCCGGACTCGCCGGTGAGCAGCCGGTTGGTGTTCTGGATCTCGAACGTCTCGCGCTTCTTGCCCGGCTTCAGTTCGCCCGGGAACTTGGCGCGGGCGGTCGAGCAGTACTCCCGGAAGTCCTTCTTCTGCAGACCGCTGCGGGCGAACAGGGTCAGGTCGTACGCGCTCGACACCTGGCCCTTCTCGTCGTAACCGTCCGGAGTGACGACCTCCGTGTCGAGGGCCTGCAGCTCCTCGGCGTGCTCCTGCATCTGCTTGACGGTCTCCTTGACACCGCCGTTCATCTCGGACAGCACATGGACGGCGTCGTTGCCGGAACGGAGGAAGACGCCGAGCCACAGGTCGTGGACGGTGTAGGTCTGCTTCTCCTTGATCCCGACGAGGCTGCTGCCCACGCCGAGCCCGGCGATCTCGCTGCGTTCGACCGTGTGCTGCCGGTCCTTGGGGAGCTTGGGCAGCACCGTGTCCGCGAAGAGCATCTTCAGCGTGGAGGCGGGAGGCAGCCGCCAGTGCGCGTTGTGGGCGGCGAGCACATCGCCGCTCTCCGCGTCCGCGACGATCCAGGAACGGCCCGACACGTCCTTCGGAAGGACGGGAGCGCCGGGCATCAGGTTGACCTGGGTGCCCGGCTTGCCGAGCAGGGTGCCGCCGACGGTGGACATGACCGACGGTGGGTTCGGGGCCTTGTTGTCCTTGCTGACCTGCTTTTCGGCCTTGGTGGCCGCTGTCGCGGGCGCGGTGGCGAGTGCGGGAAGCAGCGCGGCGGCGGCGACCGTCAATGCGGTCTTCTTCAAAGCAGACACGGACGAGAACGTACATGGAGTTGACGCCGATGCCGACACCGGCCGGGTGACCCGCCGCGAGCTCCGCCGGTACAGCCCATCACCCGGACCCCGCCGCACCGGGACGGAGGACGGCGGTGATACTGAGTCCATGAAGCTCAGCCGCCCGGTCTCCTGGTTCCTGCTCGCGTTCGGGGTGTGGAGCTGGGTCATCTGGGTCACTTTCGTCAAGAACCTGTGGCAGGACGCCGGCGGGCTCGCCTTCGACGACGCGGGTGACCCGACTGCGTACTTCTGGGTCCATCTGCTGCTCGCCGTTACGTCCCTGGTTCTGGGGACGGTGGTCGGGGTCATCGGGTTGCGTGGCGTACGCGCATTGCGTCGCGACCGTGGATAGGGGAACGGTTCCGTGCTGGTCGTCCTGCTCGTGATCGCTGTCGTGGTGGCCCTGTTGGTGGCCGTCCACTGGTACGTCTGGCGGCGTCTGGTCCGCGACACGACGGCCGGCCCCGGTGCGCTCCGCCGCGCGGGCACGGCGGCGGTCGTCCTGCTGCCCGTGCTCTCCGTCGGCGCCCTCGCCTCCGGCCGCGCAGGGGCGCCGTTCTGGCTCCAGCAGGGCCTCGCCTGGCCGGGCTTCCTCTGGCTCGCCACGCTCCTGTACCTGACCCTCGCCCTCGTCGTGGGCGAGGCCGCCCGGCCCCTCCTGCGCCGCGCCCTGTCCCGCCGGGCCGACGCCAGGTCGGCGTCCGGCGCTCGGGCCGCCGCGGCCGGAAGCGTCACCGTCGCCGTGAAGGAAGGCGGCCCGCAGGACGCCGAGGTGCTCGAAGGCACGGGTTCGGTCGCCGTCTCCGTTGCCGTCGCCACGGACGGTGGGTCCGGCGCGGGAGCCGCGCCCGGCCAGGTACGTGCCACGGCCCCCGCCGATGTCGATGCCGACACCGGCACCCGCGCCGTCTCCGACGCCACGGCCGTGTCCGGCGATCCGGCGGACGTCCGCCCGGAGGCCACCGCGGCCACCGCGTCGACCGCCGGTGTCGTCCCCACGGGCGGCGTGTCGCGGCGGTTGTTCGTCGCGCGCGTGGTGGGCGGCGCCGCGGGCGTCGTGGCGGCGGGAACCGTCGGGTACGGCGCGTACGGGGTGCTGCGCGGGCCGAAGGTCAAGCGGGTCACCGTGCCGCTCGCGAAGCTGGCGCGCGGGATGCACGGGTACCGGATCGCCGTCGTGAGCGACATCCACCTCGGGCCCATCCTCGGCCGGGCCCACGCCCAGCGGATCGTGGACACGATCAACGCCACCCAGCCCGACCTCGTCGCCATCGTCGGCGATCTCGTCGACGGCAGCGTGGCCGACCTCGGCCGGTCCGCCGAGCCCCTCGCGCAGCTCCGCGCACGCGACGGCTCGTACTTCGTCACCGGCAACCACGAGTACTTCTCGGGCGCCGACGCCTGGGTCGACCACGTCCGCGAACTCGGCCTCACCCCCCTGCGCAACGACCGCGTCGAGATCGCCGGTTTCGATCTCGCCGGCGTCGACGACGTCGCGGGTGAGAGCGAGGGCCAGGGCCCGGACTTCGCGCGGGCGCTCGGCGACCGCGACCGCGGCCGCGCCGCCGTGCTCCTCGCCCATCAGCCGGTCGTCATCCACGACGCCGTACGCCACGGAGTGGACCTCCAACTCTCCGGCCACACCCACGGCGGCCAGCTCTGGCCCGGCAACTACCTGGCGGAGCTGGCCAATCCGACCGTCGCCGGTCTTGAGAAGTACGGCGACACCCAGCTCTACGTGTCGCGCGGCGTCGGCGCCTGGGGCCCGCCCGTACGGGTCGGCGCGCCCTCCGACATCACCGTCGTGGAGCTCGCCTCCCGCCACGCGTGACGAACTGACCCGGTCCACGCGGCACTACGGGGCAGTTCAGCGAGCGGGGTCGCGCCCACCGCGCCCCGCCAGCCGCGCCCCGCGGTGAGGACGCCGAGCCCGATCTCCGGGTGGGAGGCGCGCAGTTGGCGGGCGGTCCCACGTCCGGCGCCGTCCGGGAGCGGCATCACATCGAGCAGCGCCGTGCCGGGGCGCGTCGTCCGTGCGGTGACCCTCGCCTCCCGTACGCTGCCGGTATCCGTACGGGGGACGGGCCGGGCACCGGATTCCGCCTTGGAGTTCCCTGGGAGTCGCGCCCGTGACGCGGCCGCGCCCGCACGTCCGCACCGACTCCGGGAGCCGGCCCGAGGGACCGGCGGAGAGGAGCGGGAATCGTGGCGGCATGGGCGCGCTGGTGCTACCGGCACCGAGTGGTGGTCCTGGTGCTGTGGGTGGCGGCACTGTTCGGCCTGGGGGCCGCGAGCAGTACCGCGGGCACCAACTACGCGAACGTCTTCAGCCTTCCGGACACCGACTCGTCCGAGGCCTACGACCTGATGGCACAGGCCTTCCCGGAACGCTCCGGCGACACGGACACGGTGGTGTGGCGGGTGTCCGGCCACGACGGGGCGGGCACCGGCAGAGCCGACGGCGGCTCCGTACGGGACCATGCCGTACGGGAACGGATCGAGCCCGCGCTGCGGAAGATCGCGGCGATGGACGGGGTCGGCGAGGTCGCGAGCCCGTACGCCGAAGGACCGGCGGCCGCGGCGCAGATCAGCCGTGACGGGCGCATCGCCTACGCCCAGGTGACGTTCGCCGAACAGGCGAACTCCGTACCCAAGGCGCTCGTCGAGGACGTCGTCGCCACGGCGCGGGACGCCGAACGCCCCTGGCTCCAGGTGGAGCTGGGCGGCCAGGCGATCACCAGGACGCAGGAGCCGCCGGCCGGGATCGCGGAGGCCGTCGGCATTCTCGCGGCCGCCGTGGTGCTCTTCCTGGCCTTCGGCTCGCTCTTCTCGATGCTGCTGCCGATCGTCGTCGCCGTCTTCGGCGTCGGCACGGGCATGCTGTCGACGACCCTCCTCGGCCATGTGACCGACGTCCCCGAAGTGGCCCCGCTGCTCGGCTCGTTGATCGGCCTCGGCGTCGGCATCGACTACGCGCTCTTCATCGTCACCCGGCACCGCCGCGCGATCCTGCGCGGCCACGAGCCGGAGGACGCCGCCGTGCTGGCGCTCAACACCTCCGGGCGCGCCGTGCTGTTCGCGGGCGGCACGGTGTGCATCGCGCTCGCCGGCATGCTGGTGATGCGGATGCGCTTCCTGGACGGCGTGGTCGTCGCGACCACCCTGACGGTGGTGCTCAGCGTGCTCGCCGCGATCACGCTGCTCCCGGCGCTGCTCGGGCTGCTGGGACCGCGCGTGCTGAGCAGGAGGCAGCGGCGCGCGCTGGCCGCGAACGGTCCTGAGCCCCTTGAGGCGGGCGGCGCCGCCGCACGCTGGTCCGCGACGGTGCAGCGGCGGCCCCGCGCCGTGGCGGCCGTCGCCGTCGTGGTGATGGCCGCGCTGGCGGTCCCGGTGCTGTCGCTGCGCCTCGGCGCGACCGACCAGGGCAACCAGCCGGAGTCGACGACCACCCGGCAGGCGTACGACCTGCTCGCGGAGGGCTTCGGGCCCGGGTTCAACGGGCCGCTGCAGATCGTCGTCGAACAGCCGGGCGCCACCGCCCTGGTGGAGCGGGTACGGGACGTGGAGGGCGTCGCTCAGGCTGCGGCACTGCCCGTACCGCCGGATGCCGACCTCACCGTCATCCAGGTCGTGCCGACGACCTCGCCGCAGTCCGAGGAGACCGACCGGCTGATCGACACCCTGCGGGACGAGGTGATCCCGGCGTCCGGCGTCGAGGCGCACGTCGGCGGAGTGACCGCGGTCTTCAAGGACTTCGCGACGGTGACGGGCGACCGGCTGCCCGCCTTCGTCGCCACGATCATCGGTCTGGGCTTCGTGCTGCTGCTGATCGCGTTCCGTTCGTTCGTCGTGCCGCTGACGGCCGCGCTGATGAACCTGATCGCGGCGGCGGCGTCGTTCGGCGTGCTGGTCGCGGTGTTCCAGTGGGGCTGGGGTACGGAACTGCTGGGCATCGGCAAGGAGGGGCCGATCACGTCCTTCCTGCCGGTGATCATGCTGTCGCTGCTGTTCGGGCTCTCCATGGACTACCAGGTGTTCCTGGTCAGCCGGATGCACGAGGAGTGGGTGCACTCCCGCGACAACGCGCGGGCCGTGCGGATCGGCCTCGCCGAGACCAGCAGGGTGATCAACTGCGCCGCGCTCATCATGATCTGCGTCTTCGGCGCGTTCGTCCTGAGCGGCGACATGGAAGGGGCGATGGCGGGCATCGGCCTCGCGGCGGCGGTGGCGCTGGACGCGTTCGTGCTACGGACCGCGCTGGTGCCGGCGGCGATGCATCTCCTGGGCCGCTCCAACTGGTGGCTGCCCGGGTGGCTGGACCGGCGGCTGCCGCATCTGGCGGTCGAGCCGAGCGAGGAGGAGACGGACGGCCCGGCTCCGGACGTGGAGCCGGAGCAGGATCCGACGCCGGAACCGTCCGCCGAGGACGCGACCGGTCAGGCGGGTGTGCCGGGTGTGGCGGTGGTCCACGGCTTCGTACGGGCCGACGACGGCGGCCCCGTCGCGGACGCGGTGCTCACCCTGATCTCGGCGGGCGGCCGGCAGCTCGACCGGGTGCGGTCGCTGGCGGACGGCTCGTACATCCTGGCCGCACCGGGCGCCGGGTCGTGTCTGCTGGCGGTCCGCGCGCGCGGGTTCGAGGCGGACGCGCGCCACATCAGGACC includes:
- a CDS encoding decaprenyl-phosphate phosphoribosyltransferase, giving the protein MSERSTVLLEQPEPPEQRVGRAVSARRRPLRVPLGLIRTARPRQWIKNVLVAAAPAAAGELDSRHTVVQLAVVFALFTAAASAVYLINDARDAEADRAHPVKRTRPVASGDVPAAVACAAGVLLAAAATAAAAVLCNTMTAALLTAYVLMQIAYCVRLKHVLVVDLAIVTTGFLMRAMIGGVALSIPLSRWFLITAGFGALFMVAAKRYSEAVEMAGSDGATRALLTSYTTGYLRFVWQLAAGVAVLGYCLWALESGGTANGSLLPWRQLSMIAFILAVLRYAVFADRGTAGAPEDVVLRDRPLAVIGLAWLAMYAMAVADL
- a CDS encoding YihY/virulence factor BrkB family protein, with product MDWLKKLPVVGPLVERLMRTHAWRSYETLEEARWTRLAAAITFISFLALFPLITVAAAIGAALLSKERVTALQDKLAEQVPGISGQLDIGALVDNAATVGLIAGALLLLTGIGWIGSMRECLRVVWGLDDKDEGNPIVRKGKDAAVLFGMGAVGLASFAASALGSSAVGWSADRLGIERDGAGGVLLQIVAVAVAVLADFLVLLYVLTLLPGVHPPRRRLIVAALLGAVGFELLKLLLSGYISGVATNSMYGAFGVPVALLLWINFTAKLLLYCAAWTATDSSPGTAGAGETASDAADDGPDPAAASAG
- a CDS encoding metallophosphoesterase; this translates as MLVVLLVIAVVVALLVAVHWYVWRRLVRDTTAGPGALRRAGTAAVVLLPVLSVGALASGRAGAPFWLQQGLAWPGFLWLATLLYLTLALVVGEAARPLLRRALSRRADARSASGARAAAAGSVTVAVKEGGPQDAEVLEGTGSVAVSVAVATDGGSGAGAAPGQVRATAPADVDADTGTRAVSDATAVSGDPADVRPEATAATASTAGVVPTGGVSRRLFVARVVGGAAGVVAAGTVGYGAYGVLRGPKVKRVTVPLAKLARGMHGYRIAVVSDIHLGPILGRAHAQRIVDTINATQPDLVAIVGDLVDGSVADLGRSAEPLAQLRARDGSYFVTGNHEYFSGADAWVDHVRELGLTPLRNDRVEIAGFDLAGVDDVAGESEGQGPDFARALGDRDRGRAAVLLAHQPVVIHDAVRHGVDLQLSGHTHGGQLWPGNYLAELANPTVAGLEKYGDTQLYVSRGVGAWGPPVRVGAPSDITVVELASRHA
- a CDS encoding SCO4848 family membrane protein; translation: MKLSRPVSWFLLAFGVWSWVIWVTFVKNLWQDAGGLAFDDAGDPTAYFWVHLLLAVTSLVLGTVVGVIGLRGVRALRRDRG
- a CDS encoding D-alanyl-D-alanine carboxypeptidase family protein, which produces MSALKKTALTVAAAALLPALATAPATAATKAEKQVSKDNKAPNPPSVMSTVGGTLLGKPGTQVNLMPGAPVLPKDVSGRSWIVADAESGDVLAAHNAHWRLPPASTLKMLFADTVLPKLPKDRQHTVERSEIAGLGVGSSLVGIKEKQTYTVHDLWLGVFLRSGNDAVHVLSEMNGGVKETVKQMQEHAEELQALDTEVVTPDGYDEKGQVSSAYDLTLFARSGLQKKDFREYCSTARAKFPGELKPGKKRETFEIQNTNRLLTGESGVTPYQGIAGVKNGNTTLAGSTFTGVAERNGKVLLVTVMNPSSKENHAVYNETARLLDWGFAAAGKVKPVGELVAPESARTDTSSGPDQRAASGDEGKKNRPGPDKASATAQGGSGGAGVALSVTAGVLVLLAGAAFLVNRRWPLPDLVRRLPRR
- a CDS encoding MMPL family transporter: MAAWARWCYRHRVVVLVLWVAALFGLGAASSTAGTNYANVFSLPDTDSSEAYDLMAQAFPERSGDTDTVVWRVSGHDGAGTGRADGGSVRDHAVRERIEPALRKIAAMDGVGEVASPYAEGPAAAAQISRDGRIAYAQVTFAEQANSVPKALVEDVVATARDAERPWLQVELGGQAITRTQEPPAGIAEAVGILAAAVVLFLAFGSLFSMLLPIVVAVFGVGTGMLSTTLLGHVTDVPEVAPLLGSLIGLGVGIDYALFIVTRHRRAILRGHEPEDAAVLALNTSGRAVLFAGGTVCIALAGMLVMRMRFLDGVVVATTLTVVLSVLAAITLLPALLGLLGPRVLSRRQRRALAANGPEPLEAGGAAARWSATVQRRPRAVAAVAVVVMAALAVPVLSLRLGATDQGNQPESTTTRQAYDLLAEGFGPGFNGPLQIVVEQPGATALVERVRDVEGVAQAAALPVPPDADLTVIQVVPTTSPQSEETDRLIDTLRDEVIPASGVEAHVGGVTAVFKDFATVTGDRLPAFVATIIGLGFVLLLIAFRSFVVPLTAALMNLIAAAASFGVLVAVFQWGWGTELLGIGKEGPITSFLPVIMLSLLFGLSMDYQVFLVSRMHEEWVHSRDNARAVRIGLAETSRVINCAALIMICVFGAFVLSGDMEGAMAGIGLAAAVALDAFVLRTALVPAAMHLLGRSNWWLPGWLDRRLPHLAVEPSEEETDGPAPDVEPEQDPTPEPSAEDATGQAGVPGVAVVHGFVRADDGGPVADAVLTLISAGGRQLDRVRSLADGSYILAAPGAGSCLLAVRARGFEADARHIRTGVEPLVQDLVLTQEQPASRLPA